In Arachis hypogaea cultivar Tifrunner chromosome 2, arahy.Tifrunner.gnm2.J5K5, whole genome shotgun sequence, a genomic segment contains:
- the LOC112733734 gene encoding putative pentatricopeptide repeat-containing protein At5g37570, producing MNSIFQHSSSPPRSTATITTLLKACKTIHHLYQVHASIIQRGLEQDHLIISRFIFISASFAATASYYTAVFDCVLSPSPFLWNSLIGAHTKGSYFFDTFSTFIRMKAHGSLPDRYTYSSVIKACSSMSRSWEGKLLHGSALRCGVEGNMFVGTCLVDMYGKCGKIGDARKVFDGMCEKNVVSWTAIVVGYVKDGDMVEAKRLFDEMPQRNVTSWNVMIWGFVKVGDLGNARVVFDAMPKKSVVSFTIMIDGYAKAGDMATSRFLFDQAPEKDIVAWSTLISGYVQNGQPNRALRVFLEMESMNVKPDEFILVSLMSASSQLGNLELARWVDSYVNKSSIDMKQDHVIAALLDMNAKCGNMERALKLFEEMPNRDLVSYCSMIQGLSIHGFEEDALKFFNRMVKDGLTPDEVAFKIILTACSHAGLVDEGWNYFRSMKEKYCVSPSPDHYACMVDLLSRSGHLRDAYELIKIMPVESHAAAWGALLGACKAYGDSELGEIAANQLFEIEPQNAANYVLLSNIYAAADRWIDVSLVRTKMRNSRVRKVPGCSQFNPDLGSLAF from the coding sequence ATGAATTCAATATTTCAACACTCTTCTTCTCCGCCACGTTCAACTGCCACCATTACCACCCTTCTCAAGGCCTGCAAGACCATTCATCACCTCTACCAAGTCCACGCCTCCATCATCCAACGAGGCCTAGAGCAAGATCACCTTATCATCTCCCGCTTCATTTTCATTTCCGCCTCCTTTGCCGCCACTGCTTCATATTACACCGCCGTCTTTGACTGCGTCCTTAGCCCTTCCCCTTTCCTCTGGAACTCCCTCATCGGAGCCCACACCAAAGGAAGTTATTTTTTTGACACCTTCTCTACTTTTATTCGCATGAAGGCACATGGGTCTCTTCCCGATAGGTACACTTACTCTTCTGTGATTAAGGCCTGTTCAAGCATGTCTAGGTCCTGGGAAGGAAAATTGCTCCATGGCTCGGCATTGAGGTGTGGGGTTGAAGGTAATATGTTTGTTGGAACCTGTTTGGTCGATATGTATGGGAAATGTGGAAAGATTGGTGACGCTCGCAAGGTGTTTGATGGAATGTGTGAGAAGAATGTAGTTTCATGGACGGCTATAGTGGTTGGCTATGTGAAGGATGGGGATATGGTGGAGGCAAAGAggctgtttgatgaaatgcctcagAGGAATGTGACATCATGGAATGTGATGATATGGGGTTTTGTGAAGGTGGGGGATTTGGGCAATGCTAGGGTAGTGTTTGATGCTATGCCGAAAAAGAGTGTTGTTTCTTTCACGATCATGATTGATGGCTATGCAAAGGCTGGTGACATGGCTACCTCAAGGTTCTTGTTCGACCAAGCTCCGGAAAAGGATATTGTTGCATGGTCTACTTTGATATCAGGGTATGTACAGAATGGTCAACCTAACAGGGCCTTGAGAGTATTTCTTGAGATGGAGTCAATGAATGTGAAACCTGATGAATTCATATTGGTTAGCTTGATGTCGGCTTCTTCTCAGTTGGGTAATTTAGAACTGGCTCGATGGGTTGATTCTTATGTAAACAAGAGCTCTATTGATATGAAACAGGACCACGTGATTGCAGCGCTTCTGGATATGAATGCTAAATGTGGAAACATGGAAAGGGCATTAAAATTATTTGAAGAAATGCCTAACCGTGATCTAGTCTCATATTGTTCGATGATACAAGGGTTGTCAATTCATGGATTCGAGGAAGATGCACTGAAGTTCTTTAACAGGATGGTGAAGGATGGGCTAACTCCGGATGAGGTGGCCTTCAAAATCATTCTAACAGCTTGTAGTCATGCTGGACTTGTTGATGAGGGCTGGAACTACTTTCGTTCTATGAAGGAAAAGTACTGCGTTAGTCCTTCACCTGATCACTATGCATGTATGGTTGACCTTCTAAGTCGATCAGGGCATTTACGGGATGCTTATGAGCTTATAAAAATAATGCCGGTGGAATCTCATGCTGCTGCCTGGGGTGCACTTCTTGGGGCATGTAAAGCATACGGTGATTCAGAGTTAGGAGAGATTGCTGCTAATCAACTTTTTGAGATTGAACCTCAAAATGCTGCTAACTATGTGCTGTTGTCTAACATCTATGCAGCAGCGGATCGATGGATAGATGTTTCCCTTGTAAGAACGAAGATGAGGAACAGTAGGGTGCGAAAGGTACCTGGTTGCAGTCAGTTTAATCCAGACTTGGGCTCTTTGGCCTTTTAA
- the LOC112720680 gene encoding uncharacterized protein → MPGTVAVLRTCPVRVGGQVDESQVYFHRLFWTFPPCIQAFRHCKPLVSIDGTHLYGKYGGTLLVAIAQDGNSNILPVAFALVEGENAESWSFFLSHLREHVTPQPGLLVISDRHNGIKAALEAPDGGWLPPAAYRAFCIRHVAANFALTFKGKDARRLLVNAAYAKTEVEFDYWFDILHSENPAMCDWANRIEYSLWTQYCDEGRRFGHMTTNISECVNSILKGVRNLPVCSLVKATYGRLAELFVRKGREAEAQMGTGQQFSQYLVKCIEANLKTARCFTVTVYITRSTPLLRRL, encoded by the coding sequence ATGCCTGGCACTGTAGCCGTCCTCAGGACTTGCCCTGTTCGAGTTGGGGGACAGGTTGACGAGTCTCAGGTTTATTTTCATAGGCTGTTCTGGACTTTCCCCCCTTGTATccaggcattccgtcattgcaagccttTGGTTAGTATTGATGGCACCCATCTATATGGTAAGTATGGGGGAACATTGCTAGTCGCCATTGCACAGGACGGAAACTCGAACATCCTCCCCGTGGCATTTGCACTAgttgagggtgagaatgctgagtcatggtctttctttctttcccacCTCCGTGAGCACGTGACACCTCAGCCGGGTCTGTTAgttatttcagataggcataacggcatcaaggcagCCCTCGAGGCTCCGGATGGGGGATGGCTACCCCCCGCTGCGTACCGGGCGTTCTGCATTCGACACGTTGCAGCGAATTTTGCCTTGACGTTCAAGGGAAAAGATGCCCGGAGGCTTCTTGTTAACGCCGCATATGCCAAGACCGAAGTGGAGTTCGACTACTGGTTTGACATTCTGCACTCTGAGAATCCGGCAATGTGTGACTGGGCGAACCGAATCGAGTATTCGTTGTGGACACAGTACTGTGATGAGGGTCGGAGATTCGGGCACATGACGACCAATATTTCGGAATGTGTCAACTCAATCCTGAAGGGGGTAAGAAACCTCCCTGTTTGCTCGCTGGTGAAGGCCACATACGGAAGGCTAGCTGAGCTATTTGTTCGTAAGGGTAGGGAGGCCGAGGCTCAGATGGGTActggacaacaattcagtcaataCCTAGTAAAGTGTATCGAGGCCAACCTGAAGACagccaggtgcttcacggtgactgtTTACATAACTCGGAGTACACCGTTGCTGAGACGACTCTGA